Proteins encoded by one window of Cannabis sativa cultivar Pink pepper isolate KNU-18-1 chromosome 4, ASM2916894v1, whole genome shotgun sequence:
- the LOC115713495 gene encoding developmentally-regulated G-protein 3: protein MATVMQKIKDIEDEMARTQKNKATAHHLGLLKAKLAKLRRDLLTPTTKGAGGAGEGFDVTKSGDARVGLVGFPSVGKSTLLNKLTGTFSEVASYEFTTLTCIPGVIGYRGAKIQLLDLPGIIEGAKDGKGRGRQVISTARTCNCILIVLDAIKPITHKRLIEKELEGFGIRLNKEPPNLTFRKKDKGGINFTSTVTNTHLDLDTVKAICSEYRIHNADITLRFDATADDLIDVIEGSRIYMPCIYVVNKIDQITLEELEILDKLPHYCPISAHLEWNLDGLLDKVWEYLNLTRIYTKPKGMNPDYEDPVILSSKRRTVEDFCERIHKDMLKQFKYALVWGSSAKHKPQRVGKEHELEDEDVVQIIKKV from the exons ATGGCGACCGTGATGCAGAAGATCAAGGATATCGAAGATGAG ATGGCAAGGACTCAAAAGAATAAAGCAACTGCTCATCACTTGGGTTTGCTCAag GCTAAACTTGCCAAGTTAAGGAGAGATCTCCTTACACCTACGACGAAAGGAGCTGGTGGTGCTGGTGAAGGATTTGATGTTACCAAAAGTGGAGATGCAAGAGTTGGCTTGGTGGGTTTTCCATCAGTTGGGAAATCTACTCTATTGAATAAATTAACAGGGACCTTTTCAGAG GTTGCTTCCTATGAATTCACTACCTTAACTTGCATCCCAGGTGTGATTGGGTACCGAGGTGCTAAAATTCAG CTTTTGGATCTTCCGGGAATTATTGAGGGTGCAAAGGATGGAAAGGGTAGAGGAAGGCAG GTTATAAGCACTGCTAGGACTTGCAATTGCATTTTAATTGTTCTTGATGCAATAAAGCCAATAACTCATAAGCGCCTGATAGAGAAAGAGCTTGAGGGATTTGGCATAAG GTTGAACAAAGAACCACCTAATCTAACGTTCAGAAAGAAAGACAAAggtggaattaattttacctcAACAGTTACTAACACACATCTGGACCTTGATACAGTGAAGGCAATTTGTAGTGAATACAGGATTCACAATGCTGATATCACTCTTAGGTTTGACGCAACTGCTGATGATCTCATAGACGTAATTGAGGGAAGTAGGATATACATGCCTTGCATCTATGTTGTGAACAAGATCGATCAGATTACTCTTGAAGAGTTGGAAATTTTGGATAAACTTCCACATTATTGTCCAATTAG TGCTCACTTGGAGTGGAACCTCGATGGTTTGCTTGATAAAGTATGGGAGTATCTTAATTTAACTCGAATTTACACAAAACCTAAAGGGATGAATCCTGATTACGAAGACCCTGTAATTCTATCATCCAAGAGGAGAACAGTTGAGGATTTCTGTGAGCGAATTCACAAGGACATGCTTAAACAGTTTAAATA TGCTCTGGTTTGGGGGTCTAGTGCGAAACACAAGCCCCAGAGAGTTGGCAAG GAGCACGAGTTGGAAGATGAAGATGTTGTCCAGATCATAAAAAAGGTGTGA